The Flavobacterium johnsoniae genomic sequence AGAAGGAATTGGGGAAGATATTTTACCAAAGAATGTTGATTTTTCTTTAATTGACGGATTCACAAAAGTAACCGATAAAGACGCAGCAGTTTATACTAGAAAGATCGCTTTAGAAGAAGCTATTTTTGTTGGAAATTCTGCCGGAGCTTGTATAAAAGGTCTTTTGCAGTTAAAAGAACATTTCAAGCCTGATGATGTCGTTGTGGTTCTTTTTCACGATTCTGGAAGTCGCTACGTAGGTAAAATGTTCAATGATGATTGGATGCGTGAACGTGGATTTTTAGAAGAGAATGTAACTAAGGCAGAAGACGTTATCAAAGATCATATTGATAAAGAATTGATTGTTGTACGTACAGAAGAATTGGTTTCGCATGCAATTGAGCGTATGCGTAAATATAAAATTTCGCAGATTCCAGTTGTTGATATTAATGGATTTGTTGGTTCTGTTGATGAAACAGACTTGTTTAGAAGTTATGTTGCAGATAAAAATGTAGCCGAAAAACCAATTAAGGAAGTAATGGGAAAACCATTTCCGATTGTAAAATTAGGAACGCCAATTGAAGAAGTATCAAAACTTTTCTCAAAAGAAAATGATGCTGTTTTAGTTGACTTAGGAAATGGACATCATCATATTATTACAAAATATGATATCATAGGTTCGATAAAATAGACTTTTACAAATAAAATTAATCCATAAATCTGATTGTTTTTCGATTAGATTTGTGGATTTTTCTTTTAAAAATATAAAATGAATTTTACAGCAATTGATTTTGAAACAGCAACAGGTTATCATCCGTGTTCGGTTGGAATTGTTACGGTTCAAAACGGGATTATAGTAGACGAATTTGTGTCTTTAATTAAACCTCCAAACAATGAATACAATCCATTTACGATTCGTGTTCACGGCATTTATCCAAAAGATACCATCAATGCAAAATCTTTTTTTCAGATTTATCCTGAAATCGAAAAAAGACTAAAAAATCGAGTTGTAGTAGCTCATAATGAAAGTTTTGATCGCAATGTTTTGATGAAAACAATGCTGCTTCACGGCTTAAATTATGAAGATTTAAATATTGCTACAAAATGGGAATGCACGGTTAAAATTTATAAAGCAAAGGGAATTAAACCAACAAAATTAAGTGACTGTTGTCGAGAAATGAATATTCAGCTTAATCATCACGAAGCGTTGTCTGATGCTCGTGCTTGTGCAAAACTTTATATGCTTCAGTAAATAAATTAATTTGTAAGAATAATATTAATTTTTATTATTTTTAGATTTTGAAAAATACTTTAAAATCTAAAAATGAAAGAAGAATTTCTTCATTATCTCTGGAAATTCAAGAAGTTTGACACCTTGAATTTGAAAACCGCACAAGATGAATTAATTACTATTGTTAAAACAGGTGATTATTTAGAACTTTCTGGTCCTGATTTTTTCAATGCTCTTATAATAATCGAAAATCAAAAATGGGCTGGCAATGTTGAAATTCATTTAAAATCATCTGATTGGTATTTGCATAATCATGAAAAAGATCCTGCTTATGAAAATGTTATTCTTCATGTAGTTTGGGAAAATGATACTCCAATTTATAGAAAAAATAATACCGAGATTCCAGTTTTGGTTCTTAAAGATTATGTTTCTAAAGAAATAATTGAAAACTACAATTCATTAATTTCTCCAAAAACATGGATTTCCTGCGAAAAACAATTAAAAGAACTAGACGATTTTGTTTTTAAAAATTGGCAGGAAAGATTATTTTTCGAAAGATTAGAACGTAAATCAAAGTTTATTTCTGAAATATTAAAAGAAACAAATCAAGATTGGGAAGCTGTTTTATTTTTTCTATTAGCAAAGAATTTTGGACTAAACACAAATGGAAATTCTTTTTTGCAAATTGCAAAGTCAATCCCTTTTTCTGTTATAAGAAAAGAAAGTTTTGAATACGAAAATTTAGAAGCCTTACTTTTTGGAACTGCTGGTTTATTGGATGTAGAAAAAGAAGATGTTTATTTTAAAGATTTGAAGTTTCGATATTATTATCTGTTACACAAATATCAACTGGAAAAAACATACATAAATCCGCTTCAATTTTTTAAACTTCGTCCAGATAATTTTCCAACAATTCGACTTTCTCAATTAGCGAGTTTATATCACAAACAGCAGAACTTATTCTCTAAAATAATTGATTTAAAATCTGTTGAGAGTGTGTACAGAATTTTAAGCGTTTCTACAAGTTCTTATTGGCAAAATCATTATCAGTTTGATAGAGAAAGTGTTGAGAAGAATAAAAGGCTTTCTAAATCGTTTTTAGACTTAATTGTCATCAATACAATAATTCCACTTCAATTTATCTATTCAAATATTATGGGCGAATCTATTGAAGAAGATTTAATTGATTTTATGAAAGAAGTGCCCTCAGAAAAAAACGCAACTATTGATAAGTTTAATTCGTTCGGGATAAATTCTAAAAATGCATTTGAAAGTCAGACTTTATTAGAACTTAAAAATGAATATTGTACACATAAAGCATGTTTGAATTGTGCGATAGGATTAGAACTTCTAAAAAAAAATTAGATAATTTTGTATTTTTGCGATCCAATGATTATTCGAATCTAAAATCTTAAGTATAAAATCTAAAATCATAAAATGTCAGCTATTTTAAAACTCAAATTCTTTTTTGAAAAATACGGTTTTCATGTTTCTTCAAGATTAGCAGATAAGCTTGGAATGCGTGTGACAAATGTGAGATTATTTTTTATTTACATTTCTTTTGTTACAGCTGGTTTAGGATTTGGCGTTTATCTTACGCTCGCATTCTGGATTAGATTGAAAGATTTAATTCGCTCAAAAAGAACTTCAGTATTTGATTTATAAAAAAAAAGCTCCAAATCTAGATTTGGAGCTTTTTTATGAAGTTATATTTGTTCTTCTTCATTAGGATTGTTAAGTCTAGATCTTTTCTTGCTATATCCAAAGTATACAATTATACCAAGAATAAGCCATCCAAAAGATAATAACTGTGCATCTTTACTTAAATTGAAAATTAAATAAGAATTGATTGCAATTCCTAATACTGCAATTATTGGTAAAGCAGGAACTTTAAATGTTCTGGTTAATCCTGGTTGTTTTACTCTTAAAATCCAAACAGCAATACAAACCATTGTAAAGGCAAACAAAGTACCAAAACTTGTCATGTCAGCCAATTTGTTGATTGGCGTAAAAGCAGCAACAGTTGCGATGACAGCTCCAAGAATCATTAAGTTCGTTTTTGGAGTTCCAGAAATAGGATTTACTTTAGAGAAAACTTGTGGAATTAAACCATCTTTAGACATTCCAAGGAAAATTCTAGATTGTCCCATAATCATTACCATTAATACTGAAACCAAACCAATAGTTGCGGCAACGGTAATAATAGAACCAGCCCAGCCTTGTCCTGCAATATCAAATGCATAAGCAACAGGAGCTTTGATAGCTTCAGGATATTTTCCTAGTGGATTAAAATCTTGGTAATTCATCATTCCTGTTAATACTAAAGAAACAAGAATATATAAAGTAGTACAAATTAATAAAGAAGCGATAATTGCAAAAGGAACATCTTTTTTAGGATTAATAGCTTCTCCAGCTTGTGTAGAAACAGCATCGAAACCAACATAAGCAAAGAAAATAGCTGCAGCTCCAGAGATAATACCTCCAATTCCGTATGCATTGTGTGTAGTTTCTTTTTCGATAATCTGAGTTGCTTCAGGAATAAATGGGCTCCAGTTTGCTGTATTGATAAAGAAAAGACCAGCAATAATTACAAAGATTACAGCAGATACTTTAAGAATAACAATTGCGTTATTTGCTTTAGCAGCACTTTTTGTTCCTTTAATAAGCAATGAAATAACTAAAAGAACGATCAAGAAAGCTGGAAGATTCATAGAAAAACCTTCTCCTGTGTAGCTTGCAGGATCTGTAGTTAACCAATCAGGAAGGTGAATGTGAAATATTTTGAGCAATTTATTAAAGTATCCGGACCAGGAAACGGCGACGGTCA encodes the following:
- a CDS encoding 3'-5' exonuclease gives rise to the protein MNFTAIDFETATGYHPCSVGIVTVQNGIIVDEFVSLIKPPNNEYNPFTIRVHGIYPKDTINAKSFFQIYPEIEKRLKNRVVVAHNESFDRNVLMKTMLLHGLNYEDLNIATKWECTVKIYKAKGIKPTKLSDCCREMNIQLNHHEALSDARACAKLYMLQ
- a CDS encoding DUF2851 family protein, which codes for MKEEFLHYLWKFKKFDTLNLKTAQDELITIVKTGDYLELSGPDFFNALIIIENQKWAGNVEIHLKSSDWYLHNHEKDPAYENVILHVVWENDTPIYRKNNTEIPVLVLKDYVSKEIIENYNSLISPKTWISCEKQLKELDDFVFKNWQERLFFERLERKSKFISEILKETNQDWEAVLFFLLAKNFGLNTNGNSFLQIAKSIPFSVIRKESFEYENLEALLFGTAGLLDVEKEDVYFKDLKFRYYYLLHKYQLEKTYINPLQFFKLRPDNFPTIRLSQLASLYHKQQNLFSKIIDLKSVESVYRILSVSTSSYWQNHYQFDRESVEKNKRLSKSFLDLIVINTIIPLQFIYSNIMGESIEEDLIDFMKEVPSEKNATIDKFNSFGINSKNAFESQTLLELKNEYCTHKACLNCAIGLELLKKN
- a CDS encoding PspC family transcriptional regulator, coding for MSAILKLKFFFEKYGFHVSSRLADKLGMRVTNVRLFFIYISFVTAGLGFGVYLTLAFWIRLKDLIRSKRTSVFDL
- a CDS encoding APC family permease, whose protein sequence is MSIWRVKPISAFEADMKKSDLKRVLGKWSLTAIGVGAIIGGGIFVLTGTGAYYHAGPALAISFIIAGIACVFAALCYSEFASILPVEGSAYAYAYGTIGEVFAWIIGWGLILEYAMGSMTVAVSWSGYFNKLLKIFHIHLPDWLTTDPASYTGEGFSMNLPAFLIVLLVISLLIKGTKSAAKANNAIVILKVSAVIFVIIAGLFFINTANWSPFIPEATQIIEKETTHNAYGIGGIISGAAAIFFAYVGFDAVSTQAGEAINPKKDVPFAIIASLLICTTLYILVSLVLTGMMNYQDFNPLGKYPEAIKAPVAYAFDIAGQGWAGSIITVAATIGLVSVLMVMIMGQSRIFLGMSKDGLIPQVFSKVNPISGTPKTNLMILGAVIATVAAFTPINKLADMTSFGTLFAFTMVCIAVWILRVKQPGLTRTFKVPALPIIAVLGIAINSYLIFNLSKDAQLLSFGWLILGIIVYFGYSKKRSRLNNPNEEEQI